One genomic segment of Trueperaceae bacterium includes these proteins:
- a CDS encoding peptide ABC transporter substrate-binding protein: MAAVLLAALLGTGLAQTRGGTATVLLPEDIPTLNPYLSTALITSQVAPAIVEPLLTVNPAGEYVPVMAARVPTPENGDVSPDGLRVTWTLKPGLTWSDGVAVTADDVVFTYEAATQGANSVRGGLFAKVVSVTAVDDSTAVVEFSEFDSSYLDLFQYGILPRHASGELTDMSSWAFNRDPVGTGPFVLGEWRAGDRIIMERNERYRDPAKPYLDRLVYMVVPSEETRVAMMVRGDAERMLWPGANQRDALQASGNVDYVLVPSIYILRMFLNLGERGNPVIGQAPHPILGDLRVRQALAYAIDYDSIIDGLAEGRVQRANSPFELGWYTCEVDGYDYDPDRAAQLLDEAGWVMGSGGVRVAKGAKYAADGTRLSLDVMGYTDFRLLEQTELVIADMYKSVGVELNVRNVEQSVLFGGWADGAARKTGDFDILMYDTGAGINPQAHVYDLLASSRIPTEENGGVGGNYSRWSNPQVDAWLDEAGSSPSLTVRKADYCNVAEAINEELPQIYLYQFADGSALSVRLKGVNANTWAGISWDVADWYLE, encoded by the coding sequence TCCTCCTCGCCGCGCTGCTGGGCACGGGCCTTGCCCAGACCCGGGGCGGCACCGCCACGGTCCTCCTGCCGGAGGACATCCCCACCCTCAACCCCTACCTGAGCACCGCCCTCATCACCTCGCAGGTGGCGCCCGCCATCGTCGAGCCGCTACTGACCGTGAACCCGGCCGGGGAGTACGTGCCCGTCATGGCGGCGCGGGTGCCGACACCGGAGAACGGCGACGTGTCACCGGACGGGCTCCGCGTCACCTGGACACTCAAGCCCGGCCTGACCTGGTCGGACGGCGTGGCCGTCACCGCCGACGACGTGGTCTTCACGTACGAGGCCGCCACGCAGGGTGCCAACTCGGTGCGCGGTGGGCTGTTCGCCAAGGTCGTGTCCGTGACGGCGGTCGACGACTCGACGGCCGTCGTCGAGTTCAGCGAGTTCGACTCGAGCTACTTGGACCTCTTCCAGTACGGCATCCTGCCGCGCCACGCCTCCGGCGAGCTCACCGACATGAGCAGCTGGGCCTTCAACCGCGACCCTGTTGGCACCGGCCCGTTCGTGCTAGGCGAGTGGCGAGCGGGCGACCGCATCATCATGGAGCGCAACGAGCGCTACCGCGATCCCGCCAAGCCGTACCTCGACAGGCTCGTCTACATGGTCGTGCCGAGCGAGGAGACGCGCGTGGCCATGATGGTCCGCGGCGACGCGGAGCGCATGCTGTGGCCCGGCGCCAACCAGCGCGACGCGCTCCAGGCGTCAGGCAACGTCGATTACGTGCTGGTGCCGTCCATCTACATCCTCCGCATGTTCCTCAACCTGGGCGAGCGCGGCAACCCCGTGATCGGGCAGGCGCCGCACCCGATCCTCGGTGACCTGCGCGTGCGCCAGGCGCTCGCCTACGCCATCGACTACGACTCCATCATCGACGGCCTGGCCGAGGGCCGCGTCCAGCGCGCCAACTCGCCCTTCGAGCTCGGTTGGTACACCTGCGAGGTCGACGGCTACGACTACGACCCGGACAGGGCGGCGCAGCTCCTGGACGAGGCCGGTTGGGTCATGGGCAGCGGCGGGGTGCGCGTGGCCAAGGGCGCCAAGTACGCGGCCGACGGCACGCGCCTCAGCCTCGACGTGATGGGCTACACGGACTTCCGCCTCCTCGAGCAGACCGAGCTGGTCATCGCCGACATGTACAAGAGCGTCGGCGTGGAGCTGAACGTCCGCAACGTCGAGCAGAGCGTGCTCTTCGGCGGGTGGGCCGACGGCGCGGCGCGCAAGACGGGCGACTTCGACATCCTCATGTACGACACGGGCGCCGGCATCAACCCGCAGGCGCACGTGTACGACCTGCTCGCGTCCAGCCGCATACCCACGGAGGAGAACGGCGGCGTGGGCGGCAACTACAGCCGCTGGTCCAACCCCCAGGTGGACGCCTGGCTCGACGAGGCCGGCAGCAGCCCGAGCCTCACGGTCCGCAAGGCCGACTACTGCAACGTGGCCGAGGCCATCAACGAGGAGCTGCCGCAGATCTACCTCTACCAGTTCGCTGACGGCAGCGCGCTGTCGGTTCGCCTCAAGGGCGTGAACGCCAACACGTGGGCCGGCATCAGCTGGGACGTGGCCGACTGGTACCTGGAGTAA